Proteins encoded together in one Pontiella desulfatans window:
- a CDS encoding AraC family transcriptional regulator, with protein sequence MAKRKKVALRFSLTSGFTRKMVHGVIAYMRKHGSWDIDIRSAEPIALSTWEDLRSWEGDGIIAPVYQKAHIAMLKKRGVPVINTAAALENIPFPTITFDNEAIGEMAANHLLEHNLDHFAYIGPKDWAYSILRCNSFTQTLAKQNAPCTKCWILPASSTEQLDTNWVESSYYLAALQQLQPPVGLLASNDRVAYGILQACDKLGLRVPEDICLISVDNDEILCNLAHPNISSISMCGEEFGYQAAAMLDTLMQGRPLESNHVKILPERVVLRNSSDFLTVDDRYVADALRYIRNHASRFIDVSDVMSVMPISRRSLERRFQDIVGHGVYKEISRCHVERAKELLEQTDWPVSRIAKESGFNSTNRFEDTFRKETGLSATGFRKKIS encoded by the coding sequence ATGGCAAAACGGAAAAAAGTGGCCCTGCGGTTTTCTCTGACGTCAGGTTTTACGCGCAAGATGGTGCACGGAGTTATTGCCTACATGCGCAAGCATGGGTCGTGGGATATTGATATCCGAAGTGCTGAACCGATCGCCCTGTCGACCTGGGAAGATCTACGATCCTGGGAGGGCGACGGCATCATTGCCCCGGTCTATCAGAAAGCCCATATTGCAATGCTTAAGAAAAGGGGCGTACCGGTGATTAACACTGCCGCCGCACTCGAAAACATCCCCTTCCCGACGATCACCTTTGACAATGAGGCCATCGGCGAAATGGCGGCCAACCATCTCCTCGAACACAATCTGGATCACTTTGCCTATATCGGCCCCAAAGACTGGGCCTACAGTATTCTGCGGTGTAACAGCTTTACTCAGACGCTCGCCAAACAGAATGCACCCTGTACGAAATGCTGGATTCTTCCGGCGTCCTCTACCGAACAGCTTGATACCAACTGGGTTGAATCCAGCTATTACCTTGCTGCACTCCAACAACTGCAGCCACCGGTCGGCCTGCTGGCCTCCAACGACCGGGTGGCCTACGGCATTCTCCAGGCCTGCGATAAACTGGGACTGCGGGTGCCCGAAGACATTTGCCTGATCAGTGTGGATAATGATGAAATTCTCTGCAATCTGGCCCATCCCAATATTTCCAGCATTTCCATGTGTGGTGAAGAATTCGGATATCAGGCCGCAGCCATGCTCGACACCCTGATGCAGGGCAGGCCGCTCGAAAGCAATCACGTCAAGATCCTGCCGGAACGAGTGGTGCTGCGCAACTCGTCGGATTTTCTTACCGTTGATGATCGCTATGTCGCCGACGCACTGCGGTATATCCGCAACCATGCTTCCCGTTTCATCGATGTTTCCGATGTTATGAGCGTAATGCCCATTTCCCGGCGTTCACTGGAGCGGCGGTTTCAGGATATTGTAGGGCACGGCGTCTATAAGGAAATCAGCCGTTGTCATGTCGAGCGGGCAAAAGAACTGTTGGAACAAACGGATTGGCCGGTCTCCCGCATCGCAAAAGAATCGGGATTCAACAGCACCAACCGATTCGAAGATACCTTCCGCAAAGAAACCGGCTTGTCCGCAACTGGCTTTCGTAAAAAGATCTCGTAA
- a CDS encoding LamG-like jellyroll fold domain-containing protein: MLNNLKNTVCCLVISLATGVAAQSDWWSGYDGTCADTIAYYSFDESTVYANGASLYSAVVPDQPDKTWDAFYSTNTATCFFGPGGRQGFGLHVPGGSDIASKCSTRNGSNIFPAATDPSLTVECRVLFNSVAGIQFLVSKGNAWSSKGGYDLWYDNNALKCAFGDSDTNKMITTVSWLPSTGVWHHVASTWNAGDDTARLYVDGEELVSKVFSGKSIIDHTGRTLALGQRSVSLYTGLNGIIDDVRISGVAYEFSRPEKPARATYPWGDKFWFSFYSTIGDDSQYAVEHGSSGIGPYYGGIAGQAGPLAEADVLGASFSYKVQLPSMIGFSAQATNFVWPSDETLIAETKAVVSAVMHNPNISMWDLVPEELRYWRSNEMNFIEIVSEVIRQTDPYGRPVMMYEPNHRNATALAVTVPYQDICASGTYISTTSPFRHNRIWARWSMEQELGAIAAANTNAVPWIMLWMAVDAMDGEEHWINDWCRHDAYMGLIMGGKGISIWSGWRPRSSWTNDFQAYFDGYLSVAADLNLDKNFAPVFMDGTEATGVTYSITAGPAELELVYPAGVTNTYPPVTYTLREYLGQQYLFAVNSATQAVTVTFSGVPDAMRTDLFQGLENSTPGGSFSKTFAPYEVTAFRFDGYETWRDSQFTQQQIDDGLGDPDADPDGDGCANRDEYIAGTEPLVFGDCFATDLSFSNDWKTVSFQTSSNRFYTVDLSTNLVEGHWVPMVGNEPGTGADFFVTDTNVFPNAFYRTRVNRP, encoded by the coding sequence ATGCTCAATAATCTAAAGAATACAGTGTGCTGCCTTGTGATTTCACTGGCGACCGGTGTCGCGGCGCAGTCCGACTGGTGGAGCGGTTACGACGGAACCTGCGCTGACACGATTGCTTATTATTCGTTCGATGAGTCGACCGTTTACGCCAACGGAGCAAGCCTGTATTCGGCTGTTGTGCCGGATCAGCCGGATAAAACCTGGGATGCGTTCTACAGTACCAACACCGCCACCTGTTTCTTTGGCCCTGGTGGAAGACAGGGATTCGGCCTGCATGTTCCCGGCGGTTCAGATATCGCCTCCAAGTGCTCAACGCGGAACGGATCAAACATTTTTCCGGCAGCAACCGATCCAAGCCTGACGGTGGAATGCCGGGTGTTATTTAACAGCGTTGCCGGCATACAGTTTCTTGTCTCCAAGGGCAACGCCTGGTCCAGCAAGGGCGGATATGACCTCTGGTATGACAACAACGCTTTGAAATGCGCTTTCGGCGATTCCGACACCAACAAAATGATCACGACCGTTTCGTGGCTTCCATCGACCGGCGTTTGGCACCATGTCGCCTCCACATGGAATGCAGGCGATGACACCGCCCGCTTGTACGTCGATGGCGAAGAGCTCGTTTCCAAGGTTTTCAGTGGCAAATCGATTATCGACCATACGGGCCGCACACTCGCGCTCGGCCAGCGCTCGGTCAGTCTTTATACCGGCCTGAACGGCATCATCGACGATGTGCGCATCAGCGGCGTGGCCTATGAATTCAGCCGCCCCGAAAAGCCGGCGCGCGCCACCTACCCGTGGGGCGACAAATTCTGGTTCAGCTTCTATTCCACCATCGGAGACGATTCTCAATATGCTGTGGAACATGGTTCCTCCGGCATCGGGCCGTACTATGGCGGGATTGCAGGCCAGGCCGGTCCGCTGGCTGAAGCCGATGTGCTGGGTGCAAGCTTCAGCTATAAGGTGCAGCTGCCATCCATGATCGGGTTTTCCGCCCAAGCCACCAATTTTGTCTGGCCATCCGATGAAACGCTCATTGCAGAAACCAAAGCGGTTGTCAGCGCCGTAATGCATAATCCGAATATTTCCATGTGGGATCTGGTGCCCGAGGAACTGCGGTACTGGAGGAGCAATGAAATGAATTTTATTGAAATTGTGTCTGAGGTGATTCGGCAAACCGACCCATACGGGCGGCCTGTAATGATGTATGAACCCAACCACCGCAACGCCACCGCGCTGGCCGTCACGGTTCCATATCAGGATATCTGTGCTTCGGGAACCTATATTTCCACAACCAGCCCGTTCAGGCACAACCGCATCTGGGCACGCTGGTCGATGGAGCAGGAACTTGGAGCCATTGCCGCAGCTAACACAAACGCCGTGCCGTGGATCATGCTCTGGATGGCCGTCGATGCCATGGACGGCGAGGAGCATTGGATTAATGACTGGTGCCGGCACGACGCCTACATGGGCCTGATCATGGGCGGCAAGGGGATCAGTATCTGGTCCGGTTGGCGGCCGCGTTCCAGCTGGACAAACGACTTTCAGGCCTACTTCGACGGCTATCTATCCGTCGCCGCCGACCTCAATCTGGACAAAAATTTTGCGCCGGTCTTCATGGATGGAACTGAAGCGACCGGCGTAACCTATAGCATTACAGCCGGGCCGGCCGAACTGGAGTTGGTTTATCCGGCAGGGGTCACCAATACCTATCCACCGGTCACCTATACCCTGCGTGAATATCTCGGCCAGCAGTATCTCTTTGCCGTCAACTCCGCCACGCAGGCGGTCACCGTAACCTTCAGCGGCGTGCCCGATGCGATGCGTACCGACCTTTTCCAGGGTTTGGAAAACTCAACACCCGGCGGATCGTTCAGCAAAACGTTCGCCCCGTACGAAGTCACCGCCTTCCGTTTCGATGGATACGAAACGTGGCGTGATTCCCAATTCACCCAACAGCAGATCGACGACGGCCTCGGCGATCCCGACGCCGATCCAGACGGTGACGGCTGCGCCAATCGCGACGAATACATTGCCGGCACCGAACCGCTGGTTTTCGGCGACTGCTTTGCGACGGATCTCAGCTTTTCCAATGATTGGAAAACTGTCTCATTCCAAACGTCCAGCAACCGTTTCTACACCGTCGATCTTTCAACCAATCTGGTTGAGGGTCACTGGGTTCCAATGGTTGGAAACGAGCCGGGCACCGGAGCCGATTTTTTTGTCACAGACACTAATGTTTTTCCGAACGCTTTCTATCGCACACGTGTCAATCGTCCCTAA
- a CDS encoding polysaccharide lyase beta-sandwich domain-containing protein: MCTGRDRSGFVVCYREKDACICCENKYTGCPPARTCATHAIVVPGQKVWALVNFQSLEEPLGPFLSISQPCLVLLKQQDNGDLRVSVSDPRLELTGTTTAPPVDVVLEVKGSYEPAQAVAGVSANPTTGGGTEVVVRCAEGMPSAFTLRAR, encoded by the coding sequence ATGTGCACCGGAAGAGATCGATCCGGTTTCGTCGTCTGCTATCGAGAAAAAGACGCCTGTATCTGTTGTGAAAATAAATACACCGGTTGTCCGCCCGCCCGTACATGCGCCACCCACGCCATCGTCGTTCCCGGACAAAAGGTCTGGGCGCTTGTAAACTTTCAGTCCTTGGAAGAGCCGCTCGGCCCCTTTCTTTCCATAAGCCAGCCATGCCTCGTTTTGCTGAAACAACAGGATAACGGCGATCTCCGGGTCAGCGTTTCCGATCCGCGCCTGGAACTGACCGGCACCACTACTGCGCCGCCGGTGGACGTGGTTCTGGAAGTCAAGGGCAGCTATGAACCGGCCCAAGCCGTCGCCGGGGTATCGGCGAATCCAACGACCGGCGGAGGAACCGAGGTTGTTGTTCGATGCGCCGAAGGCATGCCCTCCGCCTTCACATTGCGGGCGCGGTAG
- a CDS encoding IS3 family transposase (programmed frameshift) produces the protein MGRKRRTFTDKFKAKVAIEAIKGVKTLAELASEYQVHPNQISDWKKQLLSNAPDLFASGKKKQAQTEEELTAPLYEEIGRLKMDVKWLKKAMSLPLSTRRSWVEPGTDYSVRRQCRLAGVPRSGFYYDPAPETPENLLLMRLIDEQYLRHPEFGYPRMTDWLRDQDYDVNHKRVARLMQLMGIQAITPGPHTSKPAPRHKIYPYLLRNVDIERVNQVWSTDITYIPMRHGYMYLTAVIDWYSRYVLAWELSSTMESTFCVDALERALTQGNPEIFNTDQGSQFTSNAFTGVLLNENITISMDGRGRALDNVFIERLWWSVKYEKIYPACYADGHALHRGLDSYFKYYNHERKHSALDKRTPAEVFMEGAVRT, from the exons ATGGGAAGAAAACGAAGAACATTCACGGACAAGTTCAAGGCCAAGGTGGCGATTGAGGCCATCAAGGGCGTGAAGACATTGGCGGAGCTGGCATCGGAATATCAGGTCCATCCGAACCAGATTTCGGATTGGAAGAAGCAGTTGCTTTCGAATGCGCCGGATCTTTTTGCATCGGGGAAAAAGAAGCAGGCTCAAACGGAAGAAGAGCTTACGGCTCCACTTTACGAAGAGATCGGGCGTCTGAAGATGGACGTGAAGTGGCTC AAAAAAGCTATGAGCCTGCCGCTTTCAACGCGCCGCAGCTGGGTGGAGCCCGGCACCGATTATTCGGTTCGGCGGCAGTGTAGGCTCGCAGGCGTCCCCAGATCGGGCTTCTACTACGACCCCGCCCCGGAAACGCCGGAGAACCTGCTTCTGATGCGTTTGATCGACGAGCAGTATCTCCGGCATCCGGAGTTCGGCTATCCACGCATGACGGACTGGTTGCGTGATCAAGACTATGATGTCAATCACAAGCGGGTCGCCCGCCTCATGCAGCTGATGGGGATTCAGGCCATCACGCCCGGTCCGCACACGAGCAAGCCCGCCCCGAGGCACAAGATCTACCCTTATTTGCTGCGCAATGTGGACATCGAACGGGTGAACCAGGTTTGGAGTACGGACATCACCTACATCCCGATGCGGCATGGATACATGTACCTGACCGCCGTAATCGACTGGTACAGCCGCTATGTGCTCGCCTGGGAGCTCTCAAGCACCATGGAGAGCACGTTCTGCGTTGATGCGCTGGAGCGTGCGCTGACGCAGGGGAATCCGGAGATATTCAACACCGACCAAGGAAGCCAGTTCACCTCGAACGCCTTCACCGGTGTCCTGTTAAACGAGAACATCACCATCAGCATGGACGGGCGAGGCCGGGCGTTGGACAACGTATTCATCGAACGACTGTGGTGGTCGGTGAAGTATGAGAAAATCTATCCCGCATGCTATGCCGACGGGCATGCGTTGCATCGGGGCCTTGACAGCTATTTTAAATATTACAACCACGAGAGGAAGCACAGCGCTCTGGACAAACGCACCCCCGCCGAGGTATTCATGGAAGGAGCAGTCAGAACATGA
- a CDS encoding sulfatase-like hydrolase/transferase yields the protein MWMWSVAVWVSMLVSARADGPNVVVFLVDDMGVMDTSVPFLADADGQPKRYPLNDWYRTPGMQRLAGQGIRFNSFCAQSVCSPSRASILTGQNATRHGTTTWISPYSNNKGKNGPPEWNWTGLKKGDVTLPRVLSANGYCTIHVGKAHFGPLKGEGSDPLNVGFDVNVGGTSWGRPKSYYAAEHYGNHPKYSKGGKKMTHNVPHLEKYYDTDTFLTEALTLEANAQLEKAVAEKKPFFLHMSHYAVHSPFNSDPRFAANYAEANKSKQAKAYATLIEGIDKSLGDILDQLDKLGVAEDTLVLFLGDNGSDAPLGDKHDHASSAPLRGKKGTHYEGGMRVPFIAAWAKPNPANPWQKKLPIAQGVLQPQLGTVMDLYPTILALAGVETPAGHVVDGVDLAKQFAGKPNPSRPEVFLMHFPHGPHNSAYFTSYRSGDWKLVYDYNPGGKGKPHHELFNLKADPFENNNLASKNPEKLGQMFAAMVRQLEAEGALYPVDAKDRELKPELL from the coding sequence ATGTGGATGTGGAGTGTTGCGGTATGGGTTTCGATGCTGGTGTCCGCCCGGGCGGATGGACCCAATGTGGTGGTATTTCTGGTCGATGATATGGGGGTGATGGATACCTCGGTACCGTTCCTGGCCGATGCTGACGGGCAGCCGAAGCGTTATCCGTTGAACGACTGGTATCGCACGCCGGGCATGCAGCGTCTCGCCGGCCAGGGTATCCGCTTTAATAGCTTCTGCGCCCAGAGCGTCTGTTCGCCGAGCCGCGCATCCATTCTCACCGGGCAGAACGCGACGCGCCATGGTACCACCACCTGGATCAGCCCTTACTCCAACAACAAGGGCAAGAACGGTCCCCCCGAATGGAATTGGACGGGTTTGAAAAAGGGCGATGTTACCCTGCCACGCGTGCTTTCCGCCAATGGCTACTGCACCATCCACGTCGGCAAGGCGCACTTTGGTCCCTTGAAGGGCGAGGGAAGCGATCCTCTGAATGTTGGATTCGATGTCAACGTCGGCGGCACATCCTGGGGAAGGCCGAAGAGCTACTATGCGGCAGAGCATTACGGAAACCATCCCAAATACAGCAAGGGTGGGAAAAAGATGACCCACAATGTGCCGCATCTCGAAAAATACTATGACACCGACACGTTCCTGACCGAAGCACTTACACTTGAAGCCAATGCACAGCTTGAAAAGGCCGTGGCCGAAAAGAAGCCGTTTTTCCTGCACATGTCGCACTATGCCGTGCATTCGCCGTTCAACTCCGACCCGCGCTTTGCCGCCAACTATGCGGAGGCCAATAAATCAAAGCAGGCTAAGGCCTATGCCACATTGATCGAAGGCATAGATAAATCGCTCGGCGACATTCTTGACCAGCTGGATAAGCTCGGCGTGGCCGAGGATACGCTGGTGCTGTTTCTCGGCGATAATGGGTCGGACGCGCCGCTCGGAGACAAGCACGACCACGCCTCGTCGGCGCCGTTGCGCGGCAAAAAGGGCACGCATTATGAAGGGGGCATGCGTGTTCCCTTTATTGCGGCCTGGGCCAAGCCGAACCCGGCGAACCCGTGGCAGAAAAAACTTCCGATTGCACAGGGCGTGCTTCAGCCGCAGCTTGGGACGGTCATGGATCTTTATCCCACCATCCTTGCTCTGGCCGGAGTTGAAACGCCGGCGGGCCACGTCGTCGATGGCGTGGATCTTGCAAAGCAGTTTGCCGGAAAACCCAACCCCTCCCGCCCCGAAGTTTTTCTGATGCACTTCCCGCACGGGCCGCACAATAGTGCCTATTTCACCAGCTATCGGTCCGGCGATTGGAAGCTCGTCTACGACTACAATCCCGGGGGCAAGGGAAAACCCCATCATGAATTATTCAATCTCAAGGCTGATCCCTTCGAAAACAATAACCTCGCATCGAAGAATCCTGAAAAGCTCGGACAGATGTTTGCCGCCATGGTCAGGCAGCTCGAAGCCGAAGGTGCGCTCTACCCCGTTGATGCCAAAGACCGCGAGTTAAAACCGGAACTGCTCTGA
- a CDS encoding DUF4838 domain-containing protein, translated as MKRTIIFSRSRMAFGIKFLLAALVCMHARTSTGAALTIQDVVQISYSTPAKQQRVVRFAAEELQSYLNQMGGAVKAIGQIDADAAPARIHLQLNPASELRWDGYRITTDRGRIIIEAAQARGVLYGVYELLERCGCSFFYPEEAWHIVPTIKALPEINLTHEPQVEWRGLALYGVRSDELPICQATLDWMAKQRFNYVLLSQDRPAHRPGLAQEVFFAGKTREALLPEIMDRGFIINLGEHNTHEYLDRNALFEVHPDWFAEIQGRRVKGQICYSNQEAMKYYAEALVAYVKNNTWIDIVGTWPLDGGGYCKCEPCSNNPYAVYEGIKLVAQEVAKARPNLMVEHLAYTPETLTPPEQPIPSNMTVLYCPNLESKKELERGWIENKTSSGIYQFEYLLADNWRARGWFWLRPDFANWTGSYLAQNGFRGTVSLYLPIQVWWKGAFNYHFLRQSLWHKQYDVQQGLAAYIKAYYPGYEKQVGSIFQQLLEQVQAGGYKRMRSQEAPPAVLLQVRDQAEALRKETLALQKTVKEAEIALRIQRIADYLEGMVLYYQYMARREAQDLETLLAFSAHHEQQRTGISVQHQYLQWRMGYFKPVKRDAEHGVLLGMCRNGTPTALLDAGNAVTTAGKFQITLVASDKESELSLKTVELLEDGRVVAHAQPKGKTAILHLETHFDMGRYQLRCVLTGQGAAEVYVKKIPADET; from the coding sequence ATGAAGAGAACCATCATTTTTTCCAGAAGTCGCATGGCATTCGGCATCAAGTTTCTGTTGGCGGCGCTGGTTTGCATGCACGCCAGGACTTCGACTGGTGCAGCCCTTACAATCCAGGACGTCGTGCAGATCAGCTACAGTACGCCGGCTAAGCAACAACGCGTCGTCCGTTTTGCTGCAGAGGAGTTGCAATCCTATCTGAATCAAATGGGCGGAGCGGTGAAGGCCATCGGGCAGATTGATGCCGATGCAGCCCCCGCCCGGATTCATCTGCAATTGAACCCCGCGAGTGAATTGCGATGGGACGGATATCGCATCACAACCGACCGTGGGCGCATCATCATCGAAGCCGCCCAGGCACGTGGGGTGCTTTATGGCGTGTACGAATTGCTGGAACGATGTGGCTGCAGCTTCTTCTATCCTGAAGAGGCGTGGCACATTGTTCCGACGATCAAGGCCCTTCCCGAAATCAACCTGACCCACGAGCCGCAGGTGGAGTGGCGCGGGCTGGCGCTTTATGGCGTGCGCTCGGATGAATTGCCCATCTGCCAGGCCACCCTCGACTGGATGGCCAAGCAACGCTTTAATTATGTGCTGCTCTCCCAGGATCGTCCGGCTCACAGACCCGGTCTGGCTCAGGAAGTCTTCTTTGCGGGAAAGACCCGCGAGGCGTTGCTTCCGGAAATCATGGATCGTGGATTCATCATCAACCTGGGCGAACACAACACCCATGAGTACCTGGACCGCAACGCGCTCTTTGAAGTCCACCCCGACTGGTTTGCCGAAATCCAAGGCAGGCGGGTCAAGGGGCAGATTTGCTACAGCAACCAAGAGGCGATGAAATACTATGCGGAAGCGCTTGTGGCGTATGTCAAAAATAACACCTGGATTGATATCGTCGGAACATGGCCTTTGGATGGTGGGGGATATTGCAAATGCGAACCCTGCAGCAACAACCCCTATGCGGTGTACGAGGGCATTAAGCTGGTGGCGCAGGAAGTTGCGAAGGCTCGCCCAAACCTGATGGTGGAACACCTCGCTTATACGCCGGAGACACTGACTCCGCCCGAACAGCCCATCCCGTCCAACATGACGGTTCTGTATTGTCCGAATCTCGAAAGCAAAAAAGAATTGGAGCGCGGTTGGATTGAAAACAAAACCTCCAGCGGGATCTATCAATTTGAATATCTTCTGGCGGACAACTGGCGGGCGCGGGGATGGTTCTGGCTCCGCCCTGATTTTGCGAATTGGACGGGAAGCTATCTGGCTCAAAACGGGTTTCGTGGAACCGTATCACTCTATCTTCCGATTCAGGTTTGGTGGAAGGGGGCGTTTAACTACCATTTCCTGCGCCAGTCGCTTTGGCACAAACAGTACGATGTGCAACAGGGACTCGCGGCTTATATCAAGGCGTATTATCCGGGATACGAAAAACAGGTTGGCTCGATTTTCCAGCAACTTCTGGAGCAGGTTCAGGCGGGCGGATACAAACGAATGCGTTCGCAGGAGGCGCCCCCGGCCGTGCTACTGCAGGTCCGCGATCAGGCAGAGGCATTGCGAAAGGAGACCCTTGCACTGCAAAAGACAGTCAAAGAGGCGGAGATCGCTTTGCGTATCCAGCGCATTGCAGACTACCTCGAGGGCATGGTGCTCTACTACCAGTACATGGCTCGGCGGGAAGCCCAGGATCTGGAAACGCTCCTGGCGTTTTCGGCGCATCATGAACAACAACGCACGGGCATCAGCGTCCAGCACCAATACCTCCAGTGGCGAATGGGCTATTTCAAACCGGTCAAGCGGGATGCGGAGCACGGGGTTCTGCTGGGGATGTGCCGTAACGGGACGCCTACTGCATTACTGGATGCCGGCAATGCCGTTACCACCGCCGGGAAGTTTCAGATCACACTGGTTGCATCAGACAAGGAGTCCGAGCTGTCACTGAAGACGGTCGAACTTCTCGAGGATGGGCGTGTGGTTGCGCATGCACAGCCCAAAGGGAAGACGGCCATCCTTCATCTCGAAACACATTTCGACATGGGACGCTATCAACTACGGTGCGTTTTAACGGGACAGGGTGCGGCAGAAGTCTACGTTAAAAAAATCCCCGCAGACGAAACCTGA